DNA from Lentibacillus amyloliquefaciens:
TTTCAGCCCCTTCAGCTGATGAGTCTTCCTCCGAAGAGGCCTCATCAGATCCGCAAGCAACTAATAGACTTATAATTGCACCTACTATCATAATTTGAACCCATTTTTTCATATCAATTCCCCCTTGCAAGAATTATCAAAAAATTATTTTTACATTGCTTTCCCACTTTAAATTATTAAAGCAATCATGTCTAAATAAAATCCTCGCCCTCTGTGTAACCAGAACAATAGACAATTTTTTCTCCCGACATCACTTTACCTATGTATTGCTTTATTAAGACTGCTTCACCTCCCTGAACTTTCCAAATTGCATTGTGATGTCAAGATGTGACAAAAAATGTATTTATAAAAATATTATGATATATCCTACACTAACTTAGTCCATCGCGTCAATAAGGAATTGCATAATTCGTCGGGGAATTTAAAGTTTTGCGGTGTGTATTATTTAGCAGAATCCTTTTCCCGGGATTGCTTATCATCCTTCACGGTAAACGCTACTGAAAGATTCATGAAAACAGGAAGCAAGCTCCACAGAAAGAAGCCCCATCTACCGGTAAAAATCGACAACAATAAAAAGAAAACAAGCACGACTGCAGAAATATACACCGTGATTTTTTGATATTTATTCATTGACACTCTCCTCCTTCAAATAACGTTAAACCCGGATATAAAACGTTTTGAGTGTCTTAGCTGTAACCGATAAATTCATCCGCCGCTGACCGGTGGAATAAATGCTACAATATCACCGCTTTTTAACATCGTGTCTTCATTGGAATACTCTTCATTAACCGCTGTCATAGCATTATCCAGATTAGCCAGGTCAAACGTTGACTTCAGCCTCGTTTTAAGTTCATTCACGGATAAGCCATCTGCTTCCACATCAACCTTTTCACTTCCGGCAGCTTCCTGAAGCTCTGCAAAAAACAGAACGTTAATCATTGTACATCTCCTCCTCGGATGGAATTTTTTTATCATAAGACGTATTTTCCTTTTGATCGCCTATCCATTGTGTTCCATCTTCCCAATGTTCTTTTTTCCAAATCGGCACAATTTCTTTAATCCGTTCAATGGCATAACGGCTTGCTTCAAATGCATCCGCGCGGTGAGGCGTTGAAACAGCAATAACAACCGCTATGTCGGTAATCTCAAGCCTGCCGATTCGATGTGCAATAGCAGTGTCGGTATTTCCCCACTTTTCCTCAATTTCATCAGCAATTTGCGCCAATTTCTTCTCAGCCATTGGCACATAAGACTGATATTCCAGGAATAATGTCCGTTTTCCTTTTGTGAATTCTCGAACAGTTCCGATGAATGTGTTGACGGCACCCGCTTCGTTGCGGGTAACTTTCTCGATACAGTTATTCGGGTCAATCGGTTCTTGTGTCAGCCATACTTTTTTATCCATTAGCACCCCTTCTTATCTGTTCGGCGATTACGGCTCTATCTTTTTGCAGATGAGTCATGTCAAAAATGGGGTAGCTCTTGTCCTCTACTATATCCATATCCCAAGCCCCTACAGCTATTATATTCGAAAGCTCATGCAAAAGCGACAGGTCCGTTTCATGTCGAATAAGTACAATTTTAGGATATTCGTATGTCTTGTACCCTTCGACCAATAATACATCAAGGGAAAATTTGCTGTACATTTCAATTAAATCCTTCAGTTCAAATGGCGTATTAAGCGTCAGCTGTGTCAGGTTTTCTCCCTGTACACCACTGATAACCGAACCTGATTCCAGATGCTGTTGGCTGTCTGTCCCCGCTCGCATATCCGGCTCACCGCCATGTCCATGATGTTTTAATGATCCGACGTTTAACCCTGTTTCGGAAAAATACCGGATCAGCTGATTTATGAGCGTGGTTTTCCCGGACCTTTTGTAACCGGCTATCTGACAAATTTGCATGAAAACAACTCCATTTGCTGATTTCCATAAAAATGGTTTTAAAAAGCTGTTAACAAAGCATATTAAAAAAAAGGCCGATTCACTGTGATGAATCAACCTTATTTTAAAACTTAATCCGGAATACCAAGTGCAATCTTGGCATAACGGGACATTTTATCTTTATCCCATGGCGGGTCCCAGACGATGTTCGCTTCGGTCTCTTGAACTTCCGGAATATCTGAAAGTGCACGCTTGACATCCTGCTCAATATGAGCTGCCAGCGGGCAGCCCATTGCTGTCAGCGTCATGGTAACGGTACAAACGCCATTATCATCAAGATCTGCTCCGTAAATAAGCCCTAGGTTGACAATGTCAATTCCCAATTCAGGGTCAATAACATTCTCAAGAGCACCCATGATATTTTCTTCGAGAGCTGCTTCCATGACAATCCCTCCTTCACTCTTCATAGTTTTATTTAAACATATTCCGACTCATATTTAAATGATTTTAATCACACATTGCTTCCACAGTCTGTGGTGCGGCAGATTATGATAACATTTCAACAGAGACGCTTTTACCGGACTTTATAAATGCTGCTTGAACCACTTGACTGTCTCCAGTATAGCATATCTGCTCACTTTATGATCGCGATTTTCTTCCTTGATAAAATGAATTTTTTCCTGATTGGTATAATAGTGTTTCGCTTCGTCATAAAATGTATAGGAGTGGTCAAATGGTACAACCGGATCACTTTCGCCATGCCAGAAGAGCAGTGGCCGTTCATTCAGCTTGTCCATTTGCCTGGATAGATCATAATGCTCAAGTCGTCCGTATAAATGACCAATCACTTCGTCGGTAACAGGCAGATCGCCCATTTTTTTAAAGCTGTCCACTAGTGTCTTCGCGTATATTTTTATTTTTGGTGACCCCATGAGAATGCCTGCTGTGGTAATCCATGGATATTGAGTCAGAGCGGCCGCAGTTGTAATGCCGCCCATACTTGTACCGGCAACTCCAAAGCGGCCATCCAGCACAAGCTGTTTTGAATCCAGCTCAGTTTTAATATCTTTCAGTTCCACTACATTCTGCATCACAATGTCCCAAAATGATATTTGCCTCTTTTTGCCGGATACCTTCTGTTCCCGGTCGCCGTGGAGCATACTGTCAGGTAAAATTACCCGAAAGCCTTCTTCTGCAAGCAAATAAGCAAGTGGCAAATTATGTTCTTTGGCACTGGTAAACCCGTGAAAATATGTAATCGTTGGCAGTGCTTCATTTTCTTTTGTCCGGTCGACAATAACTAAACACGGAACAGCTGCAATGGTTTCGTTAAATACGCCTATCATAATGACTGGTTTCTCTCCCATCAAAGTAACTGTACTTCTTATCATAATATGAAATTTTTGTAAAATGCAAACGAATGCCTTTACATATAACGTTATCACTTATAAACTAAATAGCATACGAGGTGAAAATCTATGGAAAAACAGCATCTAATCGCATTGGATCTCGATGGAACATTGCTGACTGACAACAAAGAAATCAGTCTGCGCAATCAAGAAGCGATAAAAAAAGTACTTGAGGAAGGCCATATCGTTGTCATCGCAACCGGAAGACCGCATCGTGCAAGCATCGATTATTATCATACACTTGGACTTAAAACACCTATGGTCAATTTTAACGGTGCATTAGTCCATCATCCGACCGATAAAAAATGGGATGTGCTTCATAACCCGATGCCGGTGAGAACAGCCCACGGAATTGTTGATGCATGTTATGATCTCAATGTGAATAATATTGTGGCTGAAGTGATGGACAACGTTTATTTGGACCAATATGATGAAAAAATCATTAATATTTTCCACTCCTCCCGTCAGGACTCGCCTTTCACAATCGGAAGCCTAAAAAATAAACTCCGGGAAGATCCAACTTCAGTGCTGATTCATCCGAAAGAAGAAAACATTAATGAAATACGACGTCATCTTAATGATTACCATGCCGAGCTAATCGAACATCGGAAATGGGGCGCGCCCTGGAATATCATTGAGATCGTCAAAAAAGGTTTAAATAAAGCAGTGGGACTGCAAAAGATTGCCCACTATTACCATATACCGAAAGAACGAATTATTGCATTCGGCGATGAAGATAATGACTTGGAAATGATTGATTATGCCGGCGTTGGTGTCGCGATGGGCAATGCCATCACTGAGCTGAAATCTGTTGCCAAACACGTGACTGACGATAACGAAAACGATGGAATCGGAACATTCTTGGATGATTATTTAAAGCTCTCATCCAGCGGCATTAAGTCGCCCAAACTTACCAACCTCTAAAAATTTCCTGTAATATAAGCTAAATATAAGACCACACTACGAGTGAACGCCAAGATAGCGTTCACTTCTTATTTGTTTTGATGATTTTCCAGCACAAGAGGCAACTTGCGTCTGGAATGGTGTATTCCAAGGGAGGAATTACCGATGGGAAAACAAAGCAAATCACGACGATTCAGCCAGCATAGTGCTGATTCCGTCCGAAAGCATGATGAGGTTTTTCCGTACAGATCGCGTTACTCTGATGTAAAAGAAACACAGGATCAAGCTGACCGCAACACGTTAGGAGGGGTTTAAAAATGGCACAGCAGCAAAACAACAATCTCATGCAGCGCGCCAGAAATGCCGTCAATCAATTAACCAATGCTCAAGGCAATGCCAACCAGCAGGAACAGCAGGCTGCGCAGAATGCAATTCAGGCTGCCAGAAACCAGGCATCGCCTGAAGAACAACAGCAGCTGCAGCAACTTGAGCAGCAATTGAGACAAAATAATCAATTGCAATAACCTCCGTGAAAGCTGCCGGTAAACAAACAGTGCCGCAGCGAAAATGATTTTTCGGCATGTTAACGATCCACCATTCATCGATTGAGATGAAGCTCGGGATTCTAACATGCTTTTAGGCACCCTTGTCGAACACACGGCAAGGGTGTTTCCCTTTTCGTCATATTTCTGTTAAAATAAAAATTAAGCACGATTGAAAATGGAGGGACAAACCTATGGGCGTAAGAGCTGAAGCTACACCAAACCCAAATGCGTTGAAGTTTACAACCGACAGTCTGATTTTTGAAGGGGACAGCAGTATCTCAGTAATGCCTGGCGACACCAGTGAGCATGACATTTTAAACGACCTGATGGAAGTAAACGGTGTCGATAACGTTTTTGGCTACCAAAATTTCATTACCATCAACAAAGCATTCGATGTTGAATGGGACGAATTAGAGCCTAAAGTAATCGATGTCATTGAGGCATACGGCTACTAAAAATACATAAGGGTCATTAAAAAACAAATGATTTAATTAAACATCAAATTGCAAAGTCAATTTGATGTTTTTTTATGGTTTTGAGGTTATTATTCCCGGCACCCATACAGAGTCTACAGCCTAACTAAAAGTCATGACATAAAAGATGAGTCCAATAGATAACGTAAGGGCGGCTGCTAATCCTGCCACAATCCCAATAAGGTTGGACTTCAAGGTGTAGCCCCTAAAATCCGATGCCGATTGTGAATCATCAACTTTTCTTACATGTAAATATAATGAAGTATTGACCAAAACCACCAAAAACAAAATTGTCACCAGCATAAAACCGGCATCCGTCCGGACAACTGTATCAGTTGATCCACTGAGCCAGTTAGACTGAAGCAAAAATATACCGCTCAAAAGGAAGTTCATAATTAAGCCTGAGTTATATTGTTTTCTCCACTCACTTCCCATCTTTTGCTTTTCATAGGATGCGACTTGCTCAAAAACGGGAAAGATTGATTTCGTTGACTTTCGTTTAATCCAACGCATCAGAGTATTCGCTAAAATAATGAGTCCTAATATAAAAAACATTTGTGATTCTGTTATCTCAAACATGCTCATAATTGTTATATAAATCATAAAGAGAGCTATAATTAAAGCGTTTGTGATGGCTGCTTGCTTCCTTCTCATTACTTTCAATGTCTTTTGACCCATTTAATAACCTCCCCCTGAAGCCAGGAATACATCACGACGGATTTTTAAACAAATTCATTCGTCTCTTACATAACTATACGACCAAATAAAGGAAAAGTTTCAGTATTCACGTATTCATAAGGCTCTTGTTTAAACTGATTTTTGTCACAACTTAAATAAACTGCGAAGTAACTTTAGGTGAAGGGCAGTCGACTCCTGTGTGAAAGCGGGCAGCTTCTCGAGTCCCTTTTGCTGCTTGAATCGTTGTAAAATGTCTTCGAGATGACCTCTCGAGTCCCTTTTGCTGCTTGAATCGTTGTGAAATGTCTCCGAATCGACCTCTCGAGTCCCTTTTACTACTTGAATCGCTGTGAAATGTCTCCGAATCGACCTCTCGAGTCCCTTTTACTGCTTGAATCGCTGTGAAATGTCTCCGATCCGGTTTCTCGAGGGCCTGAGCAGGAAGTGTTTTGCTTCTGAGGAGGCTACAGCGTTGCCCTTAGGTGCGCGACTGCCCGGAACGGAAATCAACATAGCACTTAACATCGACTGCGAAGTTCAACAGAATTTAAAAAAGAACATACAAAAAACAGTTCAATTATGGCCAGCGCATAGCTGTAAGCCATAATTGAACTGTTCCTCCTTGCATGGTTCTAAAGACTATATTAATCCTTTCTGAATGACCCGAAGACGTTGGTTGTCTGGACAATGTTCGTGAATGCATTCGGATCAACTTCCCCGATAATCCGTTCAAGATCATATAGCTCAAAACGGGTCACAACTAGATACATCATACTTTTATCATCACGTGCATAAGCACCTTTTGCTGGTATAATCGTAATACCGCGCATCATCGTCTTATGAATGGCACTCTGCAGTTCTTCCGGTTTATGTGTGACAATCATAGCCGTTACTTTTGAATGACGTGTATGCAGCGCATCAATAATGCGGGTTGTCACATATAGCGTCAGCAAAGTGTACAACGCGTTTTCCGGCTCATAAAGAAGCCCGGCCATGGCAATAATGACCGAATTCAACGTTAAAAAGTAAATCCCAATTGGTCTGTCCTTCATACGGGACAGCACCATTGCCACAATATCCATACCGCCTGTCGAAGCACCATGCCGCAATGTCAGCCCAACACCAGCACCGCCAAGGACACCGCCAAAAACAGCGTTTAACATTATATCTTCAGATAGCTCAAAAACCGGCAGAACTTCAAGGGAGAAAGTCGTCACAATAACTGAAATGATACTGTAGATTGTGAATCCTTTTCCGACTTTATACCAACCTAATATGGCAACCGGAATATTCAATACGAATAAAATAATACCGGTTGATAAACCAATTCCCAAAAAATCATTAAAAATACTGGAAAACAACTGAGCTGCACCTGTAAAACCGCTGGCGTAAACATTAGCGGATATCAGGAACAGATTCAGCGACAGCGCATTCAGCACCGCGCCTAAAATCACAATAATGACTCGTTTTGCTTCAACTAAAAACACTAAAATGCCCTCCCTTTAATCCTACAGCAATGATTATTTTTTTGACTATTCTTCAAGATAGCTTTAAACTAAAATAATAACTAATTCCAGTGAATGAGGGTGAAAAAATGACTGTAAAAATCCTCGCAGACTCCGCATGTGATCTGTCCGAGAATCATTATAAGACATATGACATTGAAATGGTACCTTTAACGGTTCACCTGGACGATCAGGAATATAAAGACAGTATTGAAATAAAACCAAAAACTGTTTATGACGCGATGCGGGAAGGCAAAACCCCGAAAACGTCCCAAGTATCGCCACAAGCCTTTAAAGCTATTTTTACATCCTATGCTGAAGAAAATCAACCTTTAGTATATCTTGCCTTCTCATCAGAGCTCTCAGGTACATACCAAACCGCGAAAATGATGGAACAGGAAGTCAAGGAATCTTATCCCGAAGCTGAACTGCATGTTGTGGATTCAAAATGTGCTTCAATCGGTTACGGACTTGTTGTTCTTCGTGCCGCACAACTTGCCAAAGACGGGGCAGGGACTGATGAAATCATGGAAACGGCCGTCTACCACGCCAAATACATGGAACATATTTTCACTGTCGATGATCTTGAATATCTGTACCGCGGCGGACGTGTCAGTAAAACAGCCGCATTTGTCGGATCATTCCTTAAAATCAGGCCGATTCTGCATGTGGATGACGGAAAGCTTATACCGCTCGAAAAAATCCGCGGCACCAAAAAGTTACACAAACGCATGTTCGATATTATAGAGGAACGCGGCAAAGATTTTTCCAATCAGACCATTGGCATCAGTCATGGCGATGACTATGAAACAGCCAAAAAAATAGCAGATGCTATCGAAGAGAAGTTCAACCCGGAGGACATCCTGATTGAAATGGTCGGATCAACAATCGGTGCGCACGCCGGTCCGGGCACAATTGCTATTTTCTTTTTAAACAACGACTATAAGTAACTGTTCTAATGCTCAAGCAATGTAAAAAATGGAGGGCCGAACAAATAAGTCTCCAGGCGTCCAATCAAAATCTTCAATTCATTTAAGGGTATCCAGTACATTCGGATACCCTTTTTCAGTTCGATTAAATCCTTTTTCGTTTATCCCGCATGTAACTGGCAGCCATCCATGAATCAAAGATTCACCAATTAGGATGAAAATAACTTTGGATTTTCATGGCAGTAAGACCCCTACCTCAAATGTTCGCGTGTACGATGAAGATTAGGTGGGGGATGGCTTCCAGTAAATGTCCGATTCGTTCATCTAACAATCAGTGGGGGAAGAAAGACCCCCCACTGATTGAAGATTCACTTTATAAACCGGCCAAAACAGTACAGATATTCAAAAATATTTCAGTCATGATTTCGGAAATCGAGCCATATAGTTTATTAAGACAACCCGTACTTGAAACGAAAAAAGGAGTGACCTCGTTGAGTATATTTGAACTCATAACCATTTTTGAAACCGACCGGAATCAGCCGCCGGAATCCATTAACGCCCTGCTGGATTTTTATCAGCAAAAATACATTACGGGTGAAATCGATATCATCGCTTATCGGAAGATCTATTATTACTTGCATCGGCAGGGCGCAGTGTCTTCCCATGAGTTTGAGTTTGCATGAGTCATGAAAAATTCGGCTTTCCAGAGATACAATACCGGAAGTCAGACTTAAAGAAACCGCCGAACCAGCCAATTTCACGATTTAAAAAGGCGGAAACTGTGCATTACGCATCAGCTTCCCGCCTTTTCTGCTTTCTCGATAAATAAATAACACCTGCAACGAACAATAAAAAGATGCCAGCGATCGGTGCAACCACTACCCAGTTAATTCCAGTATCCGGCTCAATCACATACACCTCGACTGACTCCCGCGGCAATCCGATATTGAACTTTCCATCGCCATTGTCCCGTGCAATATTATCACCAAGCAGCCCGTCCAGCTGTTTACCGGCATCAATATTATCAACTTGAATGACCTGTGATTCAGTATCATTATTAATCGCAATATAGACAGATTCGCCTTCATAAGAACGTTTGAACACGCTCATTGCCCCGCTCGAACCTGCAAGTTCATAATCGCCATACTGCAAGGCCGGAAATTCTGTGCGCAGACTGGCAATGCGGTTCGTAAATTTCTCCAGCTCTTCGTCGGCACTGTTCCACTGGACCAGCTTCTGGCTTTCAGGAAAACCGGCGCCACCCATCGGTATTTCAGACCCCTGATAAATCAG
Protein-coding regions in this window:
- the moaD gene encoding molybdopterin converting factor subunit 1, with the protein product MINVLFFAELQEAAGSEKVDVEADGLSVNELKTRLKSTFDLANLDNAMTAVNEEYSNEDTMLKSGDIVAFIPPVSGG
- a CDS encoding molybdenum cofactor biosynthesis protein MoaE translates to MDKKVWLTQEPIDPNNCIEKVTRNEAGAVNTFIGTVREFTKGKRTLFLEYQSYVPMAEKKLAQIADEIEEKWGNTDTAIAHRIGRLEITDIAVVIAVSTPHRADAFEASRYAIERIKEIVPIWKKEHWEDGTQWIGDQKENTSYDKKIPSEEEMYND
- the mobB gene encoding molybdopterin-guanine dinucleotide biosynthesis protein B gives rise to the protein MQICQIAGYKRSGKTTLINQLIRYFSETGLNVGSLKHHGHGGEPDMRAGTDSQQHLESGSVISGVQGENLTQLTLNTPFELKDLIEMYSKFSLDVLLVEGYKTYEYPKIVLIRHETDLSLLHELSNIIAVGAWDMDIVEDKSYPIFDMTHLQKDRAVIAEQIRRGANG
- a CDS encoding metal-sulfur cluster assembly factor; the protein is MEAALEENIMGALENVIDPELGIDIVNLGLIYGADLDDNGVCTVTMTLTAMGCPLAAHIEQDVKRALSDIPEVQETEANIVWDPPWDKDKMSRYAKIALGIPD
- a CDS encoding serine aminopeptidase domain-containing protein, whose protein sequence is MIGVFNETIAAVPCLVIVDRTKENEALPTITYFHGFTSAKEHNLPLAYLLAEEGFRVILPDSMLHGDREQKVSGKKRQISFWDIVMQNVVELKDIKTELDSKQLVLDGRFGVAGTSMGGITTAAALTQYPWITTAGILMGSPKIKIYAKTLVDSFKKMGDLPVTDEVIGHLYGRLEHYDLSRQMDKLNERPLLFWHGESDPVVPFDHSYTFYDEAKHYYTNQEKIHFIKEENRDHKVSRYAILETVKWFKQHL
- a CDS encoding Cof-type HAD-IIB family hydrolase; amino-acid sequence: MEKQHLIALDLDGTLLTDNKEISLRNQEAIKKVLEEGHIVVIATGRPHRASIDYYHTLGLKTPMVNFNGALVHHPTDKKWDVLHNPMPVRTAHGIVDACYDLNVNNIVAEVMDNVYLDQYDEKIINIFHSSRQDSPFTIGSLKNKLREDPTSVLIHPKEENINEIRRHLNDYHAELIEHRKWGAPWNIIEIVKKGLNKAVGLQKIAHYYHIPKERIIAFGDEDNDLEMIDYAGVGVAMGNAITELKSVAKHVTDDNENDGIGTFLDDYLKLSSSGIKSPKLTNL
- a CDS encoding DUF3813 family protein, whose protein sequence is MAQQQNNNLMQRARNAVNQLTNAQGNANQQEQQAAQNAIQAARNQASPEEQQQLQQLEQQLRQNNQLQ
- a CDS encoding NifU N-terminal domain-containing protein produces the protein MGVRAEATPNPNALKFTTDSLIFEGDSSISVMPGDTSEHDILNDLMEVNGVDNVFGYQNFITINKAFDVEWDELEPKVIDVIEAYGY
- a CDS encoding YitT family protein, yielding MFLVEAKRVIIVILGAVLNALSLNLFLISANVYASGFTGAAQLFSSIFNDFLGIGLSTGIILFVLNIPVAILGWYKVGKGFTIYSIISVIVTTFSLEVLPVFELSEDIMLNAVFGGVLGGAGVGLTLRHGASTGGMDIVAMVLSRMKDRPIGIYFLTLNSVIIAMAGLLYEPENALYTLLTLYVTTRIIDALHTRHSKVTAMIVTHKPEELQSAIHKTMMRGITIIPAKGAYARDDKSMMYLVVTRFELYDLERIIGEVDPNAFTNIVQTTNVFGSFRKD
- a CDS encoding DegV family protein, encoding MTVKILADSACDLSENHYKTYDIEMVPLTVHLDDQEYKDSIEIKPKTVYDAMREGKTPKTSQVSPQAFKAIFTSYAEENQPLVYLAFSSELSGTYQTAKMMEQEVKESYPEAELHVVDSKCASIGYGLVVLRAAQLAKDGAGTDEIMETAVYHAKYMEHIFTVDDLEYLYRGGRVSKTAAFVGSFLKIRPILHVDDGKLIPLEKIRGTKKLHKRMFDIIEERGKDFSNQTIGISHGDDYETAKKIADAIEEKFNPEDILIEMVGSTIGAHAGPGTIAIFFLNNDYK
- the yppF gene encoding YppF family protein, encoding MKIRWGMASSKCPIRSSNNQWGKKDPPLIEDSLYKPAKTVQIFKNISVMISEIEPYSLLRQPVLETKKGVTSLSIFELITIFETDRNQPPESINALLDFYQQKYITGEIDIIAYRKIYYYLHRQGAVSSHEFEFA